The DNA region agtctgatttttttaaaaaagaaaaaacttttagcgacaGAAacgtttcgtcgctaaatgttttccttgctaaaaacactattcagtgacgaaaatatttcgtcattaaaaacacttcagtttattaaatcatatttagtaacgaacaatttcgtcactaaaactatttttgagtacatatagtgacgaaaaaatttgtcgctaaaattatttttaagaaaatctagGCACATATAGCGATGAAAATTTTCACCACTAAAactatttcttacaaaattttgctacatttcgcggtgaaatatttcgtcactaaaacaattttttgttgctatatttgtgataaaaaaatttgtcactaaaacttattttttgtttttatttttttttcataactttgatattaacctgtaacctgtcattacattattaaaaccttaaatttgaataacacatttatttcaacaacacatttataaaaaaagacctatacattccacaagtaataaatgaaagaaatattcaattcaaactccttccatacaatacttgtttgcaacacatacaataactaaagatgttttataacaatacaaaaaagtgtagcataatataattagaactaacgGAAAATGTCCttatatgtcttcaagtaatgccaaaagtaaatctcctAAAAGCTACCAATAAGAAaactgcacaaatataaaaataatactacattaaaatcataaagtaaaaacattaactatgttataagaaacatttctaacaatgcattaagagtagccacaccaatgaattaaaatcacaactcctaatgtataagttgtagaaagcaaatatagattttcaagtgtaatataatacaattagtttcaaataatgcataaaaaaagtAGTCACACCATGTAGTGCGAGTCAATTGCTAAAATAAAGTACTaaccaataagtgttttaacttgaagatgaACCATCCCCATAGGTAAGAGTGTCATCATAACATTTGCTCCCcaaaagttaagaatattcttttggaCCTCTTCTTGCTTAACTCGTGTCTCTTGCTCCTTAACTCGCTCCTCTTGGTTCCTAGCTCTTGTCTCTTTGAGctcaattatctcattttctcattttctagcCGTTGGATATACTCCACTGAGAAACTAGATGAGGCGGTAGTTACTAGAGAAGAGAAAGGTCTCATGCTAAGTCCTTTTACAATACcggacttcttcttaaaaaccaagtttgagatctcctcttgtgtaaggggaattgctttaggatcttgacaatgatccttttgcactttgagaatattttcctatcatttgaaagagagaaaaaaacaaacaatcatAACATTAATATTACATATGTTATAGCTTTACAAACATGATAGGGATGGAATGATACACATACATATGTCGCTTCATCCTTATGATGTATccacatatttgtatttggattaaaatgaacatctttgaagatttttgccaaTTCAGGAATTTGACCGCCTTTATTATTTGTCTGATTAATTAACATTCGAGTGTTAGATAGATATtgttaattaatcacaacatgtaatatattgaggtttaagaaaatgaaaaaaaaatgcacctCCTCATCAACCCTAACAACAAGTGCCTTTGTCCCACATCTATATTTGCCTGaagttttctttctatttttagagttctttcttgatttttcctaataaagaacattcaagatatttattaaatcatgaataaaatagtatacatttacttcatctaagtattaaactaatcatttgacaacataatatagtaaacattggataataataatatacgcatAAATAATTTACCAGCCAATCCTTATTGGTCTATTTCCCATCAATGAGTCCAGTCCACTGCTCAAGTGTGGCATTCTTTGGCGGGTGGCTTTTTGCATAGTCAACACCATGAGATTGTACGAGCTTTTTATAAGTTTGATGCAACTTGTTGGAGCTGCAACTCAATAATCTTctacattttgtatttaatacttTCGTTACCAAGTTAGAATCTCCTTGTAGCTCAAACTGGTCCTGTAAAATGAAgtatatatgtaatataaaaatattattatatgaatttaatatgctAAGTGACAACAAAGACAAGTTAGACgttatcaatgtaaatttaccgcTATCTTTTGAAGCACCACATCTCTAGTAGCAACATCAacacttttccaatttttcacgtTGTAATTAGACAAATTACTTCGCACTTGTATGCCAATTTGATTTACAAGCTTGCACGCATTCTTCCCAACAGGAGCATCATACTCTGCAACTATACGTATTGGCAGCTTGCCACTTTTTTTCTACAAGTGCCCGTACTGCTATACTACGTGTTGTTCCACGGGTATTTCTGCTAGCAGATcctatttaaaaattatcaatattaaATTAAGTGAAGTATAATCTCAATAGTAAAGACAGTGTGCTGTCGTAATTAAGTATGTTCTATGTAATTACCAGTCGTGCTAGTTAATGTGTCGGTAGCCTGCGCCTCTGCACTAGAAGAACTTTGGGCGAGAGGATTTGCTTTAGGAAGTGTTTCTGTAGATTGGACCACCAGAATAGATGTCTCACCTCACGAGCGTGTAACCATCCTGGTGCCATCTGTAACTAACAAACATACATATAATGGAACAACAACGTTATTACAAATAATGGAACAACAAAGTTATTATCATCTATTGTACCCTATGAAACATCTATTGTACCTTATGGTTTATAGAATTAAATGACTCATCATTGTCATTGTCATCGTCACCAATAGGTGGTACATAATTATCATCTAGCATAACACTAGCTctacttcttttcccttttgtaCAATCGGACTGAGCAGAATTCTTTAAAGAAGTTGAGATGTGCTTCAATCCCAAAGCATCaattctctcttggttttgcCTCATTCTATCCAATCTTGTCATCTCATATCTTGGTATATTATGAGTTTATTTGGCCTTTTTgaacattttttgaaattatgtatTGACATGAAAGATAAGTACAATTACTACTAACTTAACATCATAGTCTAcaccattatccatatcaagcaattcatAAGTGCAAAATATGAACACAATTGCTACTAACTCAACACAACAAAtgaccacatcaatatccataccaagttcaagataagtacaaaaaatcttaataacaattactactaactttacatatcatagtctacaccattatccatatcaaACAATTCACAAGTGCTAAATTTGAACACAATTGCTAATAATTCAACACAACAAAtgaccacatcaatatccatatcaagtttAAGATAAGcacaaaactttaaaacaatTGCTACTTAGACAAACATAAAACTTTAAGACAAGCACATAACATTTAAAGCAATTATTATGAACTCTACATATCATAATCCATATCAAGATCAACGTCCGGTATGTCATGCTCTTCATTTTGATTAGCATTTCCTGAAGTTCCACCTTCAAGAACAAcctcagtttcaacatcacccaTACAATACTCAATAATATTGTCCTCAACATTGACAGAGACAGCATCAACAATCGCTTTTTGTTGAAATGTGTCACTATCTTCTGTGTTATTATTGGATTCTCCACTCCGGACTTCTAGAACATCAAACACTCCCCTATGGTGGATGCATTGCACAATTTTGCAAGGGTCACGCAATTTAGTATCTTGAAGGTAGAAAACTTGTTTCACTTCACTAGGAAGTATAAAATGGTCATTTTGATATCACCGACTTGTAACATCAATGCTCGTGCAGTGTGCATCGGTTCTTATCGTTCTCCTTCGATTATTGGTACCAGTATTGTACCATTTGCACTggaacaaaacaactttatggcGAAACATAGACTCTAATTCCCAAATTTTGCACACATGACCATAGAAGTCGTGCATTTCTCCCTCATGGTCCCCTTCGGTACATACACTACTGTTTTGGGTTACACGCTAATCTAGGTCCCTTGTATAAAACTTTACACTATTGATCATACAAACTGTGTACTTCTTCACATGTTACTTAGGACCATTTGCTAATGACCATAACTGTTTAGTAGCGTCTGATAACTCATTAACTTTCAATCTATTCATCTATAATGACATACAACAAgtgatattaattagtaataagcaatgacgaataaatttaaatgtttaaatttattagtgtgtgattaattttcaaatttcttacACGTCCTTTGAACCACTTGGGAAACTCTTATCGTTGGATTTGAGTTATGGCTTCTCCAGTAGGATTATGCAATATGCTTTTGTGTTCGCTATTAAAAATAAGGTGATTTATTTTTAGCTAAGCATTGTAGATAATATTCAAAACttgatcaaacaatatatgcatatgaaatcacatactttaaataAGGCTCTAGCTCAGGATTATTGTACAACAAGTACCAATGAGCAGTATCAAGTAATGCACGAGACAAGTTGCCATCATTTCGCCTATCACCTGTAGGTCGGGCAATCTATGAAAAAAGTATCAATCCTTCACTATATTCACCAacatcttcatttctttctcttagATTATGCACAGTTTCGATCCCATTAATATACAAAGACCAGTTGTTAATACATTCTTTAAGAATGCAAGCCTCTGCAATCGAACCTTCTGGTCGAGCTCGGTTGGAAAcgtatcttttcaatttttcaaggtACCTACAAGGAAAAAATACACACAGTTTGTGATTTTATACCACGTGGGAAAGATGCAATTAATGAATGCATCAAAAGATCTAATTACCTTTCAATTGGATACATTCACCGATATTGTACTGGACCTCCTAGAATTGCTTCTCGAGGCAAGTGAACAGCAAAGTGGACCATAACATCAAAGAATATTGGAGGAAAGAACCTCTCAAGCTTGCATATTATAAGAATTATAAGTTCTTCTAGTTTCTCTAATTCACTCTGCTTTAGGGTCCTTGAGCATAAGTCTTGGAAAAATTTCCCAACTCAAACAATTCAATACTAATGTCTTTATCTGCAAATCCTTGCAACTCAATTGGAAGAATTCGTTGTAGTAGCACATGACAGTCGTGGCTTTTCAAACCAGATAATCTACCATTTTTGCATTTACTGACCTTGATATGTTGGCTACATAGCCATCTGGATACTTGACTGATTTCAAAAGGCCATAAAAACCATCCCTTTCATTAGGgcttaatgaaaagaaagcccaaGGCTTGTCATATGATCCATCAGGACGTTGTGTCAAATGTAACATGTGCCTGAAGTTCATATTTTGCAAGTCTATCCGTGCCTTGTCAATGCCCTTGTTTTTCCCCTCAATGCCCAACAAAGTATCGTAAGTACTCTCGCTAATGTTCTTCTCCACATGCATAACATCAATGTTGTGCTTAAGCTTCTTATTTTTCCAGTATGGAAGCTTGTACAAAATACTCACATTTGACCAATTTGGCTCCCCAATGAGTTGTCTCTTCTTAATACTTGGATactttcctaaaattatattttgtattctATCTAGTTGCTTTTGTATCTTTCCCACTGCTAACTCTAAAGATTTCTTCCGTTTTTCCGATAAACCATTATGCAACCGACTTTGTCTCCAACGATATTCCATAGGCAAATAAGCTCGATGCTTAATAAAtccaattttactttccaaaacTTCTAAATATGGTTCATCGTTGCAAGTGTAACAAGAATGATCACCCTTTATCCTCCACCCAAACACGTTATCAAATCCAAGATAGTCATGTATTGTCCACAACAAAGTTGCACGCATCTGAAAATGCTCTTTACTATAAGCATCATAAGTTTCTACACCTTCTTCCCATAACTCTTTCAACTCGTCAACCAATGGTTTCAAGTAAATATCAATCTCATTTCCCGATTGATGGGGACTAAGAATAAGTAAGGACAACATAAAAAATGGCTCCTTCATAACCAGCCAAGGCAGTAGGTTATAGGGGATAAGTATGATAGGTCACATACTAAAGTTATTGTTCATATTCCCAAAAGGGTTAAATCCATCTGTAGCCAACTCCAACCTTACATTACGAGGTTCGAGGTCAAAATCAGGATGTTGCAAATCAAACTCCTTCCACTCGTCACTTTCAGCCGGATGCCTCATTATCCCATCATCCACACGTTTGTCTATATACCATCTCATGTCTTAGCTCTTTGACCTGACATGTACAATCCTCTCAGTCTCAGTGTCAATAGGAAGTAATGCAATACCTTATGAGGAATCTTCTTACCTTGGGCATGTGTATCTTTGTACCTAGGCGCTTCACACACCGGACATTTATtaaagttttcattttccttccaaaatagtGCACAATTATTTTTGCATGCATCTATATGCTCGTATGATTTGCCCAAGTCACATAACATCTTCTTTGCTTCATAAGTTGGCCTTGGAACCAAGTTACCTTTTGGTAAAACCGTTGTTAGTAATTCTAGCATCATATCAAGTTTTTTATTACTCAAGTTGGTCATTACCTTGACACTCAATATCTCAATACCAAACTTCAAGATACTATAATCAATGCAACTCGAATACAACTCACGCTTTGCATCTTCctcaaatttgtcaaaattacgCACTTCCTTATCTTCGGTTGCATTTCTTGGTTCCCCTCTAATTCGGTCACCTACCAAGGCATTCAAATCATCCATATGATCATCATCCGACCtttcattatcatttattatttattcctttttttactatatatatatatatataaatagattattaactttacatattcatctttgTTGGTTTTAAcatctgtatatatatatatatatatatattttttttttttcaatttttctataatttttttttatattcacttattttttaaatatttacattttcttcAACCTTTCTTCTTTCGTTACATTTTCATCTCCTCACTACCCTCtactttaattttgttattcatCTTTCCATTCGTCTTCCTTcatttgtctcttcttatcTCTTCCCTTTTACTGTAAATTTGTCACTCTTTTCCATTATTTAcatagttttctctctctctctctctctctctctctctctctctctctctctcaatattttgttagatttttattttttattgtatctccgctttaggttgataaatttttgtgtttttaaactctaatttaggttaatacgatttagttttgtgttttaagttattattattattattattattattattattattattattattattattattatgctctttgtttatatattactaaaagctgaagcgtggCATTTATTACTGTTGAGCTCCTGTTGTGCCGCCTGATCGCCACATCATTCGCcacataattatttattattatttattcatattttttatcaatatatatataaataaattattgactttacatattcatctttgTCAGTtttaacatctatatatatttcttttttatttctaattttcctataattttttttacatttacttatttttaaatatttacactttttttcaacatttcttcttcccttaccttttcatctccccactaccctccaCTTTAATATTGCTATTCatttttcccttcatcttcctttatttgtctcttcttatccCTTCCCTCTTTCTACAAATTTGTCACTCTTTTTCATTCCTTGcataattttctctcacaaaaagaccctctct from Castanea sativa cultivar Marrone di Chiusa Pesio chromosome 6, ASM4071231v1 includes:
- the LOC142640260 gene encoding uncharacterized protein LOC142640260 produces the protein MRWYIDKRVDDGIMRHPAESDEWKEFDLQHPDFDLEPRNVSPHQSGNEIDIYLKPLVDELKELWEEGVETYDAYSKEHFQMRATLLWTIHDYLGFDNVFGWRIKGDHSCYTCNDEPYLEVLESKIGFIKHRAYLPMEYRWRQSRLHNGLSEKRKKSLELAVGKIQKQLDRIQNIILGKYPSIKKRQLIGEPNWSNVSILYKLPYWKNKKLKHNIDVMHVEKNISESTYDTLLGIEGKNKGIDKARIDLQNMNFRHMLHLTQRPDGSYDKPWAFFSLSPNERDGFYGLLKSVKYPDGYVANISRTLKQSELEKLEELIILIICKLERFFPPIFFDVMVHFAVHLPREAILGGPVQYRYLEKLKRYVSNRARPEGSIAEACILKECINNWSLYINGIETIARPTGDRRNDGNLSRALLDTAHWYLLYNNPELEPYLKGVFDVLEVRSGESNNNTEDSDTFQQKAIVDAVSVNVEDNIIEYCMGDVETEVVLEGGTSGNANQNEEHDIPDVDLDMDYDM